The proteins below come from a single Maridesulfovibrio frigidus DSM 17176 genomic window:
- a CDS encoding STAS domain-containing protein yields the protein MDNFIESRQIKIAFGIPFDSLDFHELLVAVGELVESRRKKFIFAVSAPWLLEYGRNPLNRLDDTDIFLATDSTLTGMASKHGQNIKLPMEYFEFPEQIATICAHYGHSLLHVSATSLKTDILVADGYVPLSWDLFTNFKISDELDEKQKDSIVSAAANLNPNIILISASPDELRKFIPEIYKKMPNCLLICTPIDEVKCNLKDKISNIISPLLLMRQETLFLQHIKESCSISVPSSISYDDKKEHALIKVSGVLSSAIIPELGRMGKKMLQQDMDIELDLSKTTAISIKGLEAIFYLNRICTHYNKKVSIQNISPEVLTLMHQSGIASFFKDLPGIAEDEPNEQGDAIDESEFE from the coding sequence GTGGATAATTTTATTGAATCACGACAGATCAAAATTGCTTTCGGCATCCCATTTGACAGTCTGGATTTTCACGAACTGCTTGTCGCGGTAGGTGAACTTGTTGAATCCAGACGCAAAAAATTTATTTTTGCGGTTTCTGCACCGTGGTTACTTGAATATGGGAGAAATCCTTTAAACAGATTAGATGATACAGACATTTTTTTAGCCACGGACTCGACACTAACAGGCATGGCTAGCAAACACGGCCAGAATATAAAATTGCCTATGGAATATTTTGAATTTCCAGAGCAAATAGCCACAATATGCGCACATTATGGACATAGCCTTCTCCATGTTTCAGCTACGTCTCTAAAAACTGATATACTGGTAGCAGATGGCTATGTTCCGCTTTCATGGGATCTATTTACGAATTTCAAAATTTCAGACGAATTAGATGAAAAGCAAAAGGATTCAATAGTTTCCGCAGCAGCAAATTTAAACCCGAACATTATTTTAATTTCAGCATCACCAGATGAGCTTAGAAAATTTATTCCTGAAATTTACAAAAAAATGCCTAATTGCCTGCTCATCTGCACTCCAATAGATGAAGTAAAATGTAACTTAAAAGATAAAATTTCGAACATCATTTCACCGTTACTTTTAATGCGGCAAGAAACACTTTTTCTGCAACACATAAAAGAATCGTGTTCCATTTCAGTTCCAAGCTCCATCAGCTATGACGACAAAAAAGAACATGCGCTAATTAAAGTTTCAGGAGTTCTAAGCTCTGCAATAATTCCCGAGCTTGGGCGGATGGGAAAAAAAATGTTGCAGCAAGACATGGATATTGAGCTTGATTTGTCTAAAACAACGGCCATCTCTATCAAAGGTCTGGAAGCAATTTTTTATTTAAATAGAATCTGTACACATTATAATAAAAAAGTTTCCATTCAAAATATTTCTCCAGAAGTACTCACTCTTATGCATCAATCCGGTATCGCTTCGTTTTTTAAAGACTTACCGGGAATTGCTGAAGACGAGCCTAATGAACAAGGTGATGCTATTGATGAGAGTGAATTTGAATAA